A section of the Bryobacteraceae bacterium genome encodes:
- a CDS encoding peptidase M16, with the protein MIAAIASAADAPPALQIRQKTLKNGLRIVAAEDRSRPVINLQVWYHVGSKDEKPGRTGFAHLFEHLMFRGSKNVGPEEHMRLVRQAGGVVNAYTTFDTTVYWETFPSNYLERMLWLEADRMASLDVSRENFEKEREVVKEERRLRFENPPYGNLLEQVLRNTYQRYPYRHVPIGSMEDLNRATIADVRDFHSTYYVPNNATLVLVGDLDAEEAFRLAEKHFGGIPRGRRVPRVRVKEPEQKRRREAVVEDAKAPLDAVVASYHLPPAGHPDSYALEIAASILSTGQSSRLYRRLVYEQQSAMAAQGEALFLEGPSVFFCFAIANPGRDIRQILSEMENILTEMSQKPPAEEELTKAKNQIVASFILEQESMQGKADFLGKCAVLYGDPGRYNTELDRYRNVSAADVQRVVRTYLAPERQTRVFLRPAAARAK; encoded by the coding sequence ATGATTGCTGCCATCGCTTCCGCCGCTGATGCGCCACCGGCGCTCCAGATCCGTCAGAAGACGCTGAAAAACGGGCTGCGCATTGTCGCGGCCGAAGACCGCTCGCGTCCGGTCATCAATCTTCAGGTGTGGTATCACGTGGGCTCGAAAGACGAAAAACCCGGCCGGACGGGCTTCGCTCACCTGTTCGAGCACCTGATGTTCCGGGGCTCGAAGAATGTGGGGCCCGAGGAGCACATGCGCCTGGTGCGGCAGGCGGGCGGCGTGGTGAACGCCTACACGACATTCGACACGACGGTGTACTGGGAGACGTTCCCCTCGAATTACCTCGAACGGATGCTGTGGCTGGAGGCCGACCGGATGGCGTCGCTGGACGTCTCCAGGGAAAACTTCGAGAAGGAACGCGAGGTGGTGAAGGAAGAACGCCGGCTGCGCTTCGAAAATCCTCCATACGGCAACCTCCTCGAGCAGGTTCTCCGCAACACCTACCAGCGGTATCCGTACCGGCACGTGCCCATCGGGTCGATGGAAGACCTGAACCGGGCTACCATCGCCGACGTGCGCGACTTCCATTCGACCTACTACGTGCCGAACAACGCCACGCTCGTTCTGGTGGGCGATCTGGACGCCGAAGAGGCGTTCCGGCTGGCCGAGAAGCATTTCGGCGGGATTCCGCGCGGGCGCCGCGTGCCGCGGGTGCGGGTGAAAGAACCGGAACAGAAGCGGCGGCGCGAGGCGGTGGTCGAAGATGCCAAGGCGCCGCTTGACGCGGTGGTGGCGAGCTACCATCTGCCGCCGGCCGGCCATCCGGATTCCTATGCCCTGGAGATCGCCGCGTCCATCCTTTCGACGGGACAGTCTTCGCGTCTGTACCGCCGGCTGGTTTATGAGCAGCAGTCGGCGATGGCGGCGCAAGGGGAGGCGCTGTTTCTGGAAGGTCCGTCGGTGTTTTTCTGCTTCGCCATCGCCAATCCGGGCAGGGATATCCGTCAGATCCTTTCAGAAATGGAGAATATTTTGACGGAAATGTCGCAGAAACCGCCAGCTGAAGAAGAACTGACAAAGGCCAAAAATCAGATTGTGGCCTCGTTTATTCTCGAGCAGGAAAGCATGCAGGGGAAAGCGGATTTCCTCGGCAAATGCGCGGTATTGTATGGCGATCCGGGCCGCTATAACACGGAACTCGACCGCTACCGCAACGTCTCCGCCGCCGACGTCCAGCGCGTGGTGCGTACCTACCTGGCGCCCGAACGCCAGACGCGCGTCTTCCTGCGGCCTGCCGCCGCCAGGGCGAAATAA
- a CDS encoding hypothetical protein (possible pseudo, frameshifted): protein MRATLLILAMMTSMTDHAQTANRVAPPPPAPPRPYEFPRAASRTLANGLRVFVIEDRRLPLVTASMQLLAGHAYAPPEKAGLAMMTAALLREGTKTRSSQQIARAVDGAGGRLEANAGNDVATISMTFLKSHADTGFELMADIVENPVFAPEELERQRQQALSGLQVQYASAQYLASAAAARNILGTHPYAWPGDGTPDTVAALQREDVVAFYERFYAPNRAWLVIAGDVSADEGFAQAEKWFGGWKKQGPADDPLPPAPEPEPRVLVIDMPTENQTQIAVGQPGVPRNHPDYIALQIGNQIFGGSFNSRLNMKLRANEGLTYGANSYFEPSRFAGIFEASTFTRTEKTADAIRMLVDLLKEFRENPATDEEFAEAKAFLNGSFAIATETAGSVASRVLTAEVHGLGSDYWQRYRERLEKTTRAEVESAVRRFLRPDRLAVTAVGNAKEFSRALEAFGPVRVIPAAELDLASPEMVKRKQ from the coding sequence GTGCGCGCGACCCTGCTGATTCTCGCAATGATGACATCCATGACCGACCACGCCCAGACCGCGAACAGGGTGGCGCCTCCGCCGCCGGCGCCGCCGCGCCCCTACGAGTTTCCGCGGGCGGCATCGCGGACGCTCGCCAACGGATTGCGCGTCTTTGTCATCGAAGACCGGCGCCTGCCGCTGGTGACCGCCTCGATGCAGCTCCTGGCGGGCCATGCCTACGCGCCGCCCGAAAAAGCCGGGCTGGCCATGATGACCGCCGCGCTGCTGCGCGAGGGTACGAAAACGCGCAGCTCGCAGCAGATCGCCCGCGCCGTGGACGGCGCGGGCGGGCGGCTGGAGGCCAACGCCGGCAACGACGTGGCCACCATCTCGATGACGTTTCTGAAATCCCATGCCGATACAGGATTCGAGTTGATGGCGGACATCGTCGAGAACCCCGTCTTCGCCCCCGAGGAGCTGGAGCGGCAGCGGCAGCAGGCGCTTTCCGGTCTCCAGGTTCAGTACGCCAGCGCCCAGTACCTTGCTTCCGCCGCGGCAGCGCGCAATATCCTCGGAACGCATCCCTACGCGTGGCCGGGCGACGGCACGCCGGACACGGTGGCCGCTCTTCAGCGGGAGGACGTGGTCGCTTTCTATGAACGCTTTTACGCGCCCAACCGTGCCTGGCTGGTCATCGCCGGCGACGTGAGCGCCGACGAGGGGTTCGCCCAGGCCGAGAAGTGGTTCGGCGGCTGGAAGAAGCAGGGCCCGGCCGATGACCCGCTGCCTCCGGCTCCGGAACCCGAGCCGCGGGTGCTGGTGATCGACATGCCGACGGAAAACCAGACCCAGATCGCCGTCGGCCAGCCGGGCGTTCCGCGCAATCACCCGGATTACATCGCGCTCCAGATCGGCAACCAGATCTTCGGCGGCAGCTTCAATTCCCGGCTCAACATGAAATTGCGGGCCAATGAAGGCCTGACATATGGCGCCAATTCCTACTTTGAGCCGAGCCGTTTTGCCGGGATTTTCGAGGCATCCACCTTTACAAGGACGGAAAAAACCGCCGATGCCATCCGCATGCTGGTGGACCTGCTGAAGGAATTCCGCGAAAATCCGGCCACGGACGAAGAGTTTGCAGAGGCAAAAGCGTTCCTTAATGGTTCGTTCGCCATCGCCACCGAGACGGCCGGCTCGGTTGCCTCGCGTGTGTTGACGGCGGAAGTCCACGGCCTGGGCAGTGACTACTGGCAGCGCTACCGGGAGCGGCTGGAGAAGACGACACGGGCAGAAGTGGAGTCGGCGGTCCGGCGGTTTCTCCGTCCGGACCGCCTGGCCGTCACTGCCGTGGGCAACGCCAAAGAGTTTTCCAGGGCCCTGGAGGCTTTCGGGCCAGTGCGCGTGATCCCCGCTGCGGAACTGGATCTGGCTTCGCCGGA
- the wxcK gene encoding aminotransferase — MILLNDFRRLWEDTAAAFHAALERTGASGWYILGPEVREFERRLAALWGLREAVGVASGLDALEIGLRILGLRTGERVLVPPVSAFATALAVIRVGGVPVFAPCTPGGLVDLEACEALIERDPSLRFFVPVHLYGHCLEMERLARIAACGVRIVEDCAQSILARSNGRACGTAGLVAAVSFYPTKNLGAMGDGGAVLTDDAELAARARQWRDYGQQGKYRHVVPGANSRLDELQAAFLLDAGLARLERWTARRRWIAEQYRAGIRHAQIELPAPPRGSESVWHLFPVLVPDGAKEAFRRHLESQGVQTGEHYPAPMFDQPAMQGCPHEVAGDPEPARAFCRREVSLPIHPYLTDAEVSRVIEACNGWPGAPGSA, encoded by the coding sequence ACAGGCGCCTCCGGATGGTACATCCTCGGGCCGGAAGTGCGTGAGTTCGAGCGCCGTCTGGCGGCGTTGTGGGGCCTGCGCGAGGCCGTCGGCGTGGCCAGCGGCCTCGACGCGCTGGAAATCGGCCTGCGCATCCTGGGGCTCCGGACGGGCGAAAGGGTGCTCGTGCCGCCGGTGTCGGCGTTCGCCACGGCGCTGGCGGTGATCCGCGTCGGCGGCGTGCCGGTGTTCGCGCCGTGCACTCCCGGCGGGCTCGTGGACCTGGAGGCCTGTGAAGCGCTGATCGAGCGCGATCCGTCCCTCCGCTTTTTCGTGCCGGTTCATCTTTACGGGCACTGCCTGGAGATGGAGAGGCTCGCGCGGATCGCCGCATGCGGAGTGAGGATCGTGGAAGACTGCGCGCAGTCGATCCTGGCGCGGTCCAACGGGCGCGCCTGCGGGACAGCGGGCCTCGTGGCCGCGGTGAGCTTTTATCCAACGAAGAACCTGGGTGCGATGGGCGACGGCGGCGCGGTGCTGACGGACGATGCGGAGCTGGCGGCGCGGGCCCGTCAATGGCGCGATTACGGGCAACAGGGCAAGTATCGCCACGTCGTGCCCGGCGCCAACAGCCGGCTCGATGAACTTCAGGCGGCGTTCCTGCTCGACGCCGGGCTGGCGCGGCTGGAGCGCTGGACGGCGCGGCGGCGCTGGATTGCGGAACAATACCGGGCCGGCATCCGGCATGCGCAGATCGAGCTCCCTGCCCCGCCCCGCGGTTCGGAGTCCGTGTGGCATCTGTTCCCGGTGCTTGTGCCCGATGGCGCGAAAGAGGCCTTCCGGCGGCACCTGGAGTCTCAGGGCGTTCAAACGGGCGAACATTATCCGGCCCCCATGTTCGACCAGCCTGCCATGCAGGGCTGCCCGCACGAGGTGGCCGGCGATCCGGAGCCGGCGCGCGCCTTCTGCCGCCGCGAGGTGAGCCTGCCGATCCATCCGTATCTCACCGACGCCGAGGTGAGCCGGGTCATTGAAGCCTGCAACGGCTGGCCGGGTGCGCCGGGGAGCGCCTGA